In one window of Sphingomonas glaciei DNA:
- the plsX gene encoding phosphate acyltransferase PlsX produces MTPTPASARSLSAPRIAVDVMGGDGGLEAVLGGVERALRADRSLRFLLVGDEAAIASRLERMSLPAGSATILHAPDSIAGDEKPSQALRRARTTSMGLAINAVKDGSADAALSGGNTGALMAMSKLALRTMPGIDRPALTALLPTLGSHDCVMLDLGANTECDAQNLVQFAVMGAAYARTVLGLKKPRVKLLNIGTEELKGTGELKEAAALLREATYLHLTFDGFTEGDQLSRGKVDVVVTDGFSGNIALKTAEGTARFVTDLLRRAFTSSLRSKAGFALSKPALHMLKVHLDPNNHNGAVFLGLNGLVVKSHGGANNKGVANAIAVAARMVRGDIVNQVVSDLDEFRAHAFAGASS; encoded by the coding sequence GTGACCCCCACACCTGCCAGTGCGCGGAGCCTCAGCGCTCCGCGGATCGCAGTGGACGTGATGGGTGGTGACGGCGGCCTCGAAGCGGTGCTTGGCGGGGTCGAGCGTGCGTTGCGCGCCGACCGCTCGCTTCGCTTCCTTCTCGTCGGCGACGAGGCGGCCATTGCCTCCCGCTTAGAGCGCATGTCGCTGCCCGCCGGCAGCGCCACCATCCTCCATGCCCCCGACAGCATCGCCGGCGACGAAAAGCCCAGCCAGGCGCTGCGCCGTGCCCGCACCACCTCGATGGGGCTGGCGATCAATGCGGTGAAGGACGGCAGCGCCGATGCGGCCCTGTCGGGCGGCAATACCGGCGCGCTGATGGCGATGTCCAAGCTCGCGCTGCGCACCATGCCCGGGATCGACCGGCCTGCGCTGACCGCGCTTCTCCCGACGCTTGGCAGCCACGACTGCGTGATGCTCGACCTCGGCGCCAATACCGAGTGCGATGCCCAGAACCTGGTCCAGTTCGCGGTGATGGGCGCCGCCTATGCGCGCACCGTGTTGGGGCTGAAGAAGCCGCGGGTGAAGCTGCTCAACATCGGCACCGAGGAATTGAAGGGCACCGGCGAGCTGAAGGAAGCCGCCGCCCTGCTGCGCGAGGCCACCTACCTTCACTTGACCTTCGACGGCTTCACCGAGGGCGACCAATTGTCGCGCGGCAAGGTGGACGTGGTCGTCACCGACGGTTTTTCGGGCAACATCGCGCTTAAGACCGCCGAGGGCACCGCCCGCTTCGTCACCGACCTGCTGCGCCGCGCCTTCACCTCGTCTCTGCGGTCCAAAGCCGGATTCGCGCTGTCCAAGCCGGCGCTGCACATGCTCAAGGTCCATCTCGACCCCAACAACCACAACGGCGCGGTCTTCCTTGGCCTCAACGGGCTGGTGGTGAAGAGCCACGGCGGCGCCAACAACAAGGGCGTCGCCAACGCCATCGCCGTCGCCGCACGGATGGTCCGAGGGGACATCGTCAACCAGGTGGTGAGCGACCTCGACGAATTCCGCGCCCATGCCTTTGCCGGAGCAAGCAGCTGA
- a CDS encoding beta-ketoacyl-ACP synthase III: protein MTLRSVFLGVGSALPARRVDNDELAAQVDTSDEWIVERTGIRSRYIAGEGETTASLATEAARKALEHAGLEPADIGLIILATATPDQTFPSSATKVQHLLGIKDAIAFDVHAVCTGFLYALTVADSMLRGGNAKTALVIGAETFSRILDWEDRTTCVLFGDGAGAVVLRAEDTDGRGILATKLHADGQFGDMLYVDGGPSTSGTVGKLRMKGREVFRHAVVNLAQVLGEVLAEAGKTPEDVDWVVPHQANARILDATARKLGLSPDKVVVTVDRHANTSAASVPLALDVAVKDGRIKPGDLIVLEAMGGGFTWGAALLSV, encoded by the coding sequence GTGACCCTGCGTAGCGTATTCCTTGGGGTTGGGTCGGCGCTGCCGGCCCGGCGAGTCGACAATGACGAACTGGCCGCGCAGGTCGATACCTCCGACGAGTGGATCGTCGAGCGCACCGGGATCCGCAGCCGCTATATCGCCGGCGAGGGTGAGACCACTGCCAGCCTGGCGACCGAGGCGGCACGCAAAGCGCTCGAACATGCCGGGCTCGAGCCGGCCGACATCGGCCTGATCATCCTCGCCACCGCGACCCCCGACCAGACCTTTCCCAGCTCGGCGACCAAGGTCCAGCACCTGCTGGGGATCAAGGACGCGATCGCGTTCGACGTCCACGCGGTCTGCACCGGCTTCCTCTACGCCCTGACGGTCGCCGATTCGATGCTGCGCGGCGGCAACGCCAAGACCGCGCTGGTGATCGGGGCCGAGACCTTCAGCCGCATCCTCGACTGGGAAGACCGCACCACCTGCGTGCTGTTCGGCGATGGCGCCGGCGCCGTGGTCCTGCGCGCCGAGGATACGGACGGCCGCGGAATCCTCGCCACCAAGCTCCACGCCGACGGCCAATTCGGCGACATGCTGTACGTCGATGGCGGGCCGTCCACCTCCGGAACGGTCGGCAAGCTCAGGATGAAGGGCCGCGAGGTGTTCCGTCATGCGGTCGTGAACCTCGCCCAGGTGCTCGGCGAGGTGCTGGCGGAAGCCGGCAAGACCCCCGAGGACGTCGATTGGGTCGTCCCGCACCAGGCCAATGCCCGGATCCTCGACGCCACCGCGCGAAAGCTCGGCCTGTCGCCCGACAAGGTGGTGGTGACCGTCGATCGCCACGCCAATACCTCTGCCGCCTCGGTCCCACTGGCGCTCGACGTCGCGGTCAAGGACGGGCGGATCAAGCCCGGCGACCTCATCGTGCTCGAAGCGATGGGCGGCGGTTTCACCTGGGGCGCGGCCTTACTTTCCGTTTAA
- a CDS encoding MerR family transcriptional regulator, translating to MPAQSGTKGSGAKDPSAFRTIGEVSAELGVAQHILRYWESRFPQLKPLQRAGNRRYYRPEDVELVRRIHSLLSHQGYTVRGVQQLLQDKAPLPEPTSPDEDLVGALKRIRAELVDAIGGD from the coding sequence GTGCCGGCCCAGTCCGGGACCAAGGGGTCCGGAGCCAAGGATCCCTCGGCCTTCCGTACCATCGGCGAAGTGTCCGCCGAACTCGGAGTCGCGCAACATATCCTGCGTTACTGGGAGAGCCGTTTTCCACAGCTGAAGCCGCTGCAGCGCGCGGGCAACCGCCGCTACTACCGGCCCGAGGATGTTGAGCTGGTGCGACGCATCCACTCGCTGCTGTCGCACCAGGGCTATACCGTGCGCGGCGTCCAGCAATTGCTCCAGGACAAGGCGCCCTTGCCCGAGCCGACGTCGCCGGATGAGGATCTAGTCGGCGCGCTGAAGCGGATCCGCGCCGAACTGGTCGATGCCATCGGCGGGGATTGA
- a CDS encoding MBL fold metallo-hydrolase, whose protein sequence is MVIPVTPLQQNCTLLWCTATNKAALCDPGGDLPKIRAAIAQAGVTVEKIILTHGHIDHCGQAGQLAAELGVPIEGPHLDDLFWIARLADDGAAYGIDASPFEPSRWLTDGEQVTVGELVLDVYQTPGHTPGHIIFHHKPSALALVGDVLFAGSIGRTDFPLSDHRALLDSVRNKLWPLGNETVFIPGHGPASSFERERASNPFVGDKVLA, encoded by the coding sequence ATGGTGATCCCGGTCACCCCGCTGCAGCAGAATTGCACCCTGCTGTGGTGCACCGCTACCAACAAGGCCGCGCTGTGCGATCCCGGCGGCGACCTGCCCAAGATCCGCGCGGCGATCGCCCAGGCCGGGGTGACCGTCGAGAAGATCATCCTGACCCACGGCCACATCGACCATTGCGGCCAGGCCGGGCAGCTCGCGGCGGAGCTCGGCGTGCCGATCGAGGGCCCGCACCTCGACGACCTGTTCTGGATCGCCCGCTTGGCCGACGATGGCGCCGCCTATGGCATCGACGCGTCGCCATTCGAGCCCAGCCGCTGGCTGACCGACGGCGAGCAGGTGACCGTCGGCGAGCTGGTCCTCGACGTCTACCAGACCCCCGGCCACACCCCAGGTCACATCATCTTCCATCACAAGCCGTCGGCCCTGGCGCTGGTCGGCGACGTACTGTTCGCCGGGTCGATCGGTCGCACGGACTTTCCGCTGTCCGACCACCGGGCGCTGCTCGATTCGGTCCGCAACAAGCTCTGGCCGCTCGGCAACGAGACGGTATTCATCCCCGGCCACGGCCCGGCCAGCAGTTTCGAGCGCGAGCGGGCGAGCAATCCCTTCGTCGGAGACAAGGTGCTGGCCTGA
- the pabB gene encoding aminodeoxychorismate synthase component I, whose product MEAPFLLFDDARAGGPARLYRRLVGEVRADRLEEVLPALDALQAAVRAGKHAAGFLTYEAGYALDPALAGARQGDGPLLWFGLFDGFETVDAEAVLPEPASGWNGAPEPQWSRGEYVAAVDTVHEQLRAGDYYQVNLTFPNKVPFCGDPAALYARMRRASRMGWGALIRHPGGWLLSLSPEQFFTLRNGVIEARPMKGTAAPDAAAEVLTEDAKNRAENLMIVDLLRNDLARVAEPGSVAVPELFAIERYPTVTQMVSRVTARLQSGLDAVDVLRTIFPCGSVTGAPKVAAMKALRELEPHPRGAYCGSAGWIEPGGDAAFNVMIRTLEVAQNVHEATLGLGSGLVVDSDAADEWVECQSKGAFVTRDRPAIDLIETMRFDPGEGVIELDRHLDRLGASAEALQFRFNRHAARNELQAATFGRRTPATARLLLSPTGVMAVEVRAIPRARTEPARVKIVPLPVATDDYRLRFKTTDRAFYDEARINSGADEVIFADPDGRLTEGSFTSLFVKRDDGMLVTPPLARGLIPGILRDKLIAEGKAVEGDLRREDLAGGFLLGNMLRGLVEARLAD is encoded by the coding sequence GTGGAAGCGCCATTTCTCTTGTTCGACGATGCCCGGGCGGGCGGCCCCGCTCGGCTGTACCGGCGCCTGGTCGGCGAGGTGCGCGCCGACCGGCTGGAGGAGGTGCTGCCCGCGCTCGACGCGCTGCAGGCGGCGGTTCGGGCCGGAAAACATGCTGCCGGCTTCCTCACTTACGAAGCAGGCTATGCGCTGGACCCGGCCTTGGCCGGGGCGCGGCAGGGCGACGGGCCCCTCCTGTGGTTCGGGCTGTTCGACGGGTTCGAGACGGTGGACGCGGAGGCTGTGTTGCCCGAACCCGCCAGTGGCTGGAACGGCGCACCAGAGCCGCAATGGAGCCGGGGCGAGTATGTTGCGGCGGTCGACACGGTCCACGAGCAGTTGCGCGCCGGCGACTATTACCAGGTCAATCTGACCTTTCCCAACAAGGTGCCCTTCTGCGGCGATCCGGCGGCGCTCTATGCCCGGATGCGACGGGCGTCGCGGATGGGCTGGGGGGCGCTGATCCGGCATCCGGGCGGCTGGCTGCTGAGCCTCAGCCCCGAGCAATTCTTCACCCTGCGCAACGGCGTGATCGAAGCCAGGCCGATGAAAGGCACAGCGGCCCCCGACGCCGCCGCTGAGGTGCTGACCGAAGACGCCAAGAACCGGGCCGAAAATCTGATGATCGTCGACCTCCTCCGCAACGACCTGGCGCGTGTGGCGGAGCCGGGCAGCGTAGCGGTGCCAGAACTATTCGCGATCGAGCGCTATCCGACCGTCACCCAGATGGTCAGCCGGGTGACCGCGCGGCTCCAATCCGGGCTCGACGCGGTCGACGTGCTGCGAACCATCTTCCCCTGCGGATCGGTGACGGGCGCGCCCAAGGTGGCGGCGATGAAGGCGCTGCGGGAGCTCGAGCCGCACCCGCGCGGTGCTTATTGCGGGTCGGCGGGATGGATCGAGCCGGGCGGCGATGCTGCATTCAACGTCATGATCCGGACACTCGAGGTTGCACAAAATGTGCATGAGGCGACTCTCGGGCTCGGTTCCGGGCTTGTCGTCGACTCGGATGCCGCCGATGAATGGGTCGAGTGCCAGTCCAAGGGAGCCTTCGTGACGCGTGACCGCCCGGCGATCGACCTGATCGAGACGATGCGCTTCGATCCCGGTGAAGGCGTCATCGAACTCGACCGTCATCTCGATCGGCTGGGGGCGTCGGCCGAGGCGCTGCAGTTCCGCTTCAACCGCCATGCCGCCCGCAACGAATTGCAGGCCGCGACCTTCGGCCGCCGTACGCCCGCCACCGCGCGCCTCCTGCTGTCGCCGACCGGGGTGATGGCGGTGGAGGTGCGGGCGATCCCGCGGGCCCGGACCGAGCCCGCCAGGGTCAAGATCGTGCCGCTGCCGGTCGCGACCGATGATTACCGGCTGAGGTTTAAGACCACCGACCGCGCCTTCTACGACGAGGCGCGAATCAACAGCGGTGCCGACGAGGTGATTTTCGCTGATCCCGACGGCCGGTTGACCGAGGGCAGCTTCACCTCGCTATTCGTGAAACGCGACGACGGGATGCTGGTCACCCCGCCGCTGGCCCGCGGGCTGATCCCGGGCATCCTGCGCGACAAACTGATTGCCGAGGGCAAGGCGGTCGAGGGCGATCTGCGCCGCGAGGACCTGGCGGGCGGGTTCCTGCTCGGCAACATGCTGCGCGGCCTGGTCGAGGCGCGCCTGGCCGACTAG
- a CDS encoding dipeptidase, translated as MRFMPLLLAAASLLPVSAMAQTAPTTSVIDPKVSQRIDRILKRTPLIDGHNDLPWALRGDFGSKVEGLQSGTDSWKPPLMTDMARLKAGRVGGQFWSVYIDGTTLGDEAIRVTLEQIDTAHRIIAAYPDTLRFARSADEMEAAHKAGRVGSMLGIEGGRQIGGSMAALRRFYDLGARYMTLTHNQTTEWADAGTDEPKYDGLSPFGVEVVKEMNRLGMLVDLSHVAPATMRDAIAASQAPVIFSHSSAGGVNPHPRNVPDDVLRLMPANGGVVMVTWVPSFLSPAQWKWDGEQAAEEARVKTYNRANAAAVTKAMEAWVAANPRPVVGIKDVADHIDYVARVAGHDHVGIGGDLDGIPRTPVGLEGVEAYPRLFAELIRRGWSDANLAKLAGGNVLRALRGAEATAAKMKDMPPSMATLTPPKPVN; from the coding sequence ATGCGCTTCATGCCCCTCCTGCTCGCCGCTGCGAGCCTCCTCCCGGTGTCCGCCATGGCCCAGACCGCCCCCACGACCTCCGTGATCGACCCCAAGGTCAGCCAGCGGATCGACCGGATCCTCAAGCGAACCCCGCTGATCGACGGTCACAACGACCTTCCGTGGGCGCTTCGCGGCGACTTCGGAAGCAAGGTCGAGGGGCTGCAGAGCGGCACCGACAGCTGGAAGCCGCCGCTGATGACCGACATGGCACGGCTCAAGGCCGGCCGCGTCGGCGGGCAGTTCTGGTCGGTGTATATCGACGGCACCACGCTCGGCGACGAGGCGATCCGAGTCACGCTGGAGCAGATCGACACCGCCCACCGCATCATCGCCGCCTATCCCGACACTCTCCGCTTTGCCCGCAGCGCCGACGAAATGGAGGCCGCCCACAAGGCCGGCCGGGTCGGCTCGATGCTGGGGATCGAGGGCGGGCGCCAGATCGGCGGCTCGATGGCGGCGCTGCGGCGCTTCTACGACCTTGGCGCGCGCTACATGACGCTGACCCACAACCAGACCACCGAATGGGCCGACGCGGGTACCGACGAGCCCAAATATGACGGCCTGTCGCCGTTCGGGGTCGAAGTGGTGAAGGAGATGAACCGGCTTGGGATGCTGGTGGACCTCAGCCACGTCGCTCCGGCGACGATGCGCGACGCGATCGCCGCCAGCCAGGCGCCCGTGATCTTTTCCCACTCCAGCGCAGGCGGCGTGAACCCGCACCCGCGCAACGTCCCCGATGACGTGCTGCGGCTGATGCCGGCCAATGGCGGCGTAGTGATGGTGACCTGGGTCCCGAGCTTCCTCAGCCCCGCTCAGTGGAAATGGGACGGCGAGCAGGCCGCCGAGGAAGCACGGGTGAAGACCTACAACCGCGCCAATGCCGCCGCGGTGACCAAGGCGATGGAAGCCTGGGTCGCCGCCAACCCCCGCCCGGTGGTCGGGATCAAGGATGTCGCCGACCATATCGACTATGTCGCGCGGGTCGCCGGCCACGATCATGTCGGGATCGGCGGCGACCTCGACGGCATCCCGCGCACGCCGGTCGGCCTCGAAGGCGTCGAGGCCTATCCGCGCCTGTTCGCCGAACTGATCCGCCGCGGCTGGAGCGACGCCAACCTCGCCAAGCTGGCCGGCGGCAACGTGCTTCGCGCGCTGCGCGGGGCGGAGGCGACTGCGGCGAAGATGAAAGACATGCCCCCCTCGATGGCGACGCTCACCCCGCCCAAGCCCGTCAATTAG
- the rpmF gene encoding 50S ribosomal protein L32, translating into MAVPKRKTSPSKRNMRRSHHALTPASFQECPNCGELKLPHNLCQACGHYNGREIVSTEA; encoded by the coding sequence ATGGCCGTCCCCAAGAGAAAGACCTCGCCCTCAAAGCGCAACATGCGCCGCAGCCATCACGCGCTGACCCCGGCGAGCTTCCAGGAGTGCCCCAACTGCGGCGAGCTCAAGCTCCCGCACAACCTCTGCCAGGCCTGCGGCCACTATAACGGCCGCGAGATCGTCTCGACCGAGGCCTGA
- a CDS encoding S9 family peptidase: MLTRVSLALAALLATSAHAQTSAPKPAALTVQAVPPVPAELAARTRPYMELRSVSFAGWNSKDRSMLIRTRFGNVPQLHRVAGPLMDRQQITFEAEPVGGSWAPSGDVLAVQKDVGGGEFFQLYRLDSGRLTLLTDGKSRNSLGAWSKDGKLLAYSSTRRNGADTDLYVMDPRDPKTDRLVAEVKGGGWGVAAFAPGNAKALVLNYQQVTNSDPYLLDLATRQLTPLGDHKKDIAFGGAEYAPNGQLWVLSDEDSDVQRLGRMDTATGRFTPVANAGRWDIDNFDISDDGRTIAYMTNEAGITRLYLLDTVSGRSQQVTGLPVGVAGGLEWSPWGELGFTFNSAQGTADAWSLNPQSGKLTRWTQSETGGLDFSRNPSAQLVEVRSFDGERVSGFLYRPDPAKFPGKRPVVVDIHGGPEGQERPGFMGRDNYLINELGIAVFLPNVRGSTGFGKRFVSLDNGPFKREDSVKDIGAFLTALKADPAIDAARMAVTGGSYGGYMCYASAIRYAADFKGALCNVAISNFVTFLQNTQSYRRDLRRVEYGDERIPAQRAKLEEISPLRRIGEIKAPMFVVQGANDPRVPKSEADQVVAALNARPGASPTWYMVGENEGHGFGKKENQDYLFWSTLQFWQQTLLK, from the coding sequence ATGCTGACCCGCGTCTCGTTGGCGCTCGCCGCGCTGCTCGCCACCTCCGCGCATGCCCAGACCAGTGCGCCCAAGCCTGCCGCCCTGACCGTTCAGGCGGTGCCGCCGGTTCCGGCTGAACTCGCCGCCCGCACCCGTCCCTACATGGAGCTGCGTAGCGTCAGTTTCGCCGGCTGGAACAGCAAGGATCGCTCGATGCTGATCCGGACCCGCTTCGGCAATGTCCCCCAGCTCCACCGGGTCGCAGGCCCGCTGATGGACCGCCAGCAGATTACTTTCGAGGCCGAGCCGGTCGGTGGCAGCTGGGCGCCGTCGGGCGACGTTCTCGCCGTTCAGAAGGACGTGGGCGGCGGAGAATTCTTCCAGCTCTACCGCCTCGACAGCGGCCGACTGACCCTGCTGACCGACGGCAAGAGCCGCAATTCGCTGGGGGCGTGGAGCAAGGACGGCAAGCTGCTGGCCTACAGCTCGACCCGCCGCAACGGCGCGGACACCGACCTCTACGTCATGGATCCACGCGATCCCAAGACCGATCGGCTGGTCGCCGAGGTCAAGGGCGGCGGCTGGGGCGTCGCGGCCTTCGCGCCGGGCAATGCCAAGGCGCTGGTGCTGAATTACCAGCAAGTCACCAACTCCGATCCCTATTTGCTCGACCTCGCCACCCGGCAGCTGACCCCGCTGGGCGACCACAAGAAGGACATCGCCTTCGGCGGCGCCGAATATGCCCCGAACGGCCAGCTGTGGGTGCTGTCGGACGAGGATAGCGACGTCCAGCGCCTCGGTCGGATGGACACCGCCACCGGTCGCTTCACCCCTGTGGCCAATGCCGGCCGGTGGGACATCGACAATTTCGACATCTCCGACGATGGCCGCACCATCGCCTACATGACCAACGAAGCCGGGATCACCCGCCTCTATCTGCTCGACACCGTCAGCGGGAGGTCGCAGCAGGTCACCGGGCTTCCGGTCGGCGTCGCCGGCGGGCTCGAATGGTCGCCGTGGGGCGAACTCGGCTTCACCTTCAATTCGGCGCAGGGCACCGCCGACGCCTGGTCGCTCAACCCACAGAGCGGCAAGCTCACCCGCTGGACCCAGAGCGAGACCGGCGGCCTCGACTTCTCGCGCAACCCATCGGCCCAGCTGGTCGAGGTCAGGAGCTTCGACGGTGAGCGCGTGTCCGGCTTCCTCTATCGCCCCGACCCGGCCAAGTTTCCGGGCAAGCGGCCGGTGGTGGTCGACATCCATGGCGGTCCGGAAGGGCAGGAGCGCCCCGGCTTTATGGGCCGCGACAATTACCTCATCAACGAACTCGGCATCGCCGTCTTCCTGCCCAATGTCCGCGGCTCGACCGGCTTCGGCAAGCGCTTCGTCAGCCTGGACAACGGGCCGTTCAAGCGCGAGGATTCGGTCAAGGACATTGGCGCCTTCCTGACCGCGCTCAAGGCCGACCCGGCGATCGACGCAGCCCGCATGGCGGTGACCGGCGGCAGCTACGGCGGCTACATGTGCTACGCCAGCGCGATCCGCTACGCCGCCGACTTTAAGGGTGCGCTGTGCAATGTCGCCATTTCCAACTTCGTCACCTTCCTGCAGAACACGCAAAGCTATCGCCGTGACCTGCGCCGGGTCGAATATGGCGACGAGCGTATCCCCGCCCAGCGCGCCAAGCTGGAGGAGATCAGCCCGCTGCGCCGGATCGGCGAGATCAAGGCACCGATGTTCGTCGTCCAGGGCGCCAACGACCCACGCGTGCCCAAGTCGGAGGCCGACCAGGTCGTCGCTGCCTTGAACGCCCGGCCGGGCGCCTCGCCGACCTGGTACATGGTCGGCGAGAACGAGGGACATGGCTTCGGCAAGAAGGAGAACCAGGACTATCTGTTCTGGTCGACCCTGCAATTCTGGCAGCAGACTCTTCTGAAGTAA
- a CDS encoding integration host factor subunit alpha produces the protein MADAGVPRGGQGSELHSGTLTRADLGDVVHRKLGLSRAESASMVERLLHHMCAALAQGQNVKISGFGSFILRDKGQRVGRNPKTGVEVPIAPRRVMTFRASQTMRDRIARD, from the coding sequence ATGGCCGATGCAGGCGTCCCGCGTGGCGGGCAAGGAAGCGAATTGCACAGTGGCACGCTGACGCGCGCCGACCTTGGCGACGTGGTGCATCGCAAGCTCGGGCTGAGCCGGGCCGAGTCGGCCTCGATGGTCGAACGGCTGCTGCACCACATGTGTGCCGCTCTGGCGCAGGGCCAGAACGTCAAGATCTCCGGCTTCGGCAGCTTCATCCTGCGCGATAAGGGCCAGCGGGTCGGTCGCAATCCAAAGACCGGGGTCGAAGTGCCGATCGCACCGCGCCGGGTGATGACCTTCCGCGCCAGCCAGACCATGCGCGACCGCATCGCGCGCGACTGA